TATTTTTTCGGTGATTTTGATGTTAGCTTTAGGCTCGGGAGGAAACGGTTATATTAATCAACAAATTGGTGAATTGGTGAATCCAAATTCTTTCCAAGTCATGAAAAAAGCAGAAAATACTCAGCAACCAAAGCCTTCTGAAAAAATAGCCAATCAAGATTTGAATGAACTTAAAAAAGTAGCTCACGTTAAAAATGTCCAAAAAGGAATGTTCGTCAGCGGAGCAACTTTCAATTATGAAAAAAACAAAACGCAAACGCCCACTTTCCAAACACTTACAGACAGCGTAAAACAAAATGATATTAAAATAGGCAAGTCGCCGAGGAAAAACGAAATCCTTTTAGAAAAAGGTAAAGCCAAAGAACTCGACAAAAATTATAAAAAATTAATTGGCAAAAAAGTTAAATTATCGCTACAGGCCTTAGACTCTGATAACGTTCCCCAAATTATCTCTACAGAACTCACCATTTCAGGTATTTCAGATGAACAAGGTAGCTCAGCCATTTCCTATGCCACACTAGAATCAATGTATAAGGCGAATAACCTAACACTGACACCTAACTTTATTAATATCTCAGTTGATAAAACCACCAATGTAAAAACTGTTCAAAATAAAATCAAGGATATTAAAGAAGGCAAGAACGCAAAATATTCCATTACAGGAGTTGGTGCAATTCTAGATACCGTCACGCTTTATATTAACCTAGCTGTCTATGTTTTAGCAGCAATCGCTGGCATTTCCCTTCTTGTTTCTGCTATTATGGTGATCGTTGTATTGTATATCTCTGTTTCTGAGCGAACGAAAGAGATTGGTATTTTACGAGCACTTGGCGCTAGAAGAAAAGATATTCGCTATCTATTTGTATCAGAAGCTTTCTTTTTGGGACTTTTCAGCTCTATTTTAGGAGTTATTGGCGCAGTTGTTACCCAAGCCCTTGTTAACCCGATCAGCTATGAACATATCACGTATAACATTATCCAAATTTCACTTGGACATGCCATATTTGGCGTGGTCATCAACATCATCATTAACCTACTTGCAGCCTTAGCCCCAAGCCGAAAAGCAGCCAAATTAGATCCAATCGAAGCATTAACAGTCGAATAGTCAAGAGCTTGTAAAGCGTAGGTTCTACATTTCGAACACAACAAATCGAGCGAAAGCGTTTGTATTAAAGAAGTTTGCCAGAATCCGGAAGCGGAGCGTACGACTGTACGTGAGAACCGGAAGTCTGGCAAACTTCTTCAATGCGAACACTTGTCACCGATTTATTTTGCGTATGCCGCAGTCACACGTTTAATGCCCCCCATGTAAGGTTGAAGCACTTTTGGAATTTGCACTGAGCCATCTTCTTCTTGATAATTTTCCAAGATCGCAGCTACCGTCCGCCCAATGGCAAGTCCAGAACCATTTAATGTGTGGACATACTCAGGTTTTGCATTGGCTTCTCTACGAAAACGAATATTGGCTCTCCGTGCTTGGAAAGCTTCAAAATTACTACATGAAGAAATTTCGCGATACGCGCCGTAACTTGGTATCCATACCTCTAAGTCGTATTTTTTTGCTGCGGTAAAGCCTAAATCAGCCGTACACATACTAAGTACACGATAAGGAAGTTCTAAGCGGCGTAAGACTTCTTCAGCGTTAGCTGTTAATGCTTCTAGCGCTTGATAAGATTCTTCTGGCTTAACAAACTGGACTAATTCGACTTTATTGAATTGATGCTGTCTGATTAATCCACGCGTATCTCGACCAGCTGAACCCGCCTCAGAACGAAAACACGCACTAAACGCAGTATATTTACGCGGCAAGTCTTCTGCTTTTAAAATGTCATCACGATGATAATTTGTTACTGGGACTTCCGCTGTTGGAATTAAGAAATAATCTTCTTTTTCAATAAGAAAAGCATCTTCTTCAAATTTAGGTAATTGTCCTGTTCCTGTCATACTTGTGCGATTTACTAGATAAGGAGGTAACATTTCTTCATACTGATGTTCTGTCGCATGTAAATCCATCATGAAATTGAGCAAGGCACGCTCTAACCGTGCACCCAACTTTTTATAGAAAACAAAGCGACTGCCAGTAACTTTAGCAGCGTTCTCAAAATCTAAAATATCAAGCGCTTTTCCTAAATCCCAATGTGGTTTTGGCTCAAAGTCAAAATGACGAACTTCTCCCCATTTGCGAATCTCAATATTATCATCTTCAGAATCACCTATTGGCGTCGATTCATGCGGAATATTTGGAATTGACATCAAAATTTGCTCTAGTTTTTCATCAATTTCTTTTAATTCTAAATCAAGCGCCTTAATTTTATCGCCAACAACGCGCATTTCTTCAATTTTTGCCTCTGCACTTTGTTTATTTCTTTTAAGCTCTGCAATTTCGGCTGAAACTTCATTCCGCTCGCTTTTTAAGTTTTCTGATTCTAAAATCAATGTTCTTCTCCGTTTATCAAGCTCACCAAATTTCTCAAACTCACCTAAATCTTCCCCACGATGAGTGAGCTTAGCTTTTACTTCTTCAAACTGATTTCTTAGTAATTTAACATCTAACATAATTTCTTCCTCCTTTATAAATTAAAAAACTCCCGCCTCTTCTCTTTTGTAGAGAAGGGACGGAAGTTAACCGCGTTGCCACCCTAAATTGAGACCACTAAGGGTCTCCAGCTTCATTTTGATTTAACGGCTCTAACCGGAATAGCTTCGTCACTATTCACTCCAAGATGGATTCATAAAGCTCTTTCGCAGATTCGCACCACCCATCTGCTCTCTTTTAGAAAGATCTCTTTATTACTAGTTCTCATCAACGCTTTCCTTTGTTTAATTACTTGTATTCTAACTTATGTTGCCACATTTGACAAGCATTTTTTGCTAAGCTTGTTAAAATAAAGATTATCTGCTATAAAAGAAATAAGTAGGTTAAAAGGGGGATTTCACAAAATGATTTTATTAATTGACCATCATGATTCTTTTACGTACAACCTCTATCAATATTTTTTAGAGCTAGGGACGAATGTTGACGTTGTTTATCCTGAAAAACTCGCTCATATTACGAACTTTTCATATTATAAAGGCATTGTTTTATCCCCAGGGCCCGGTTCTCCTGAAACGAAAAAAGAAACGCTTGCCTTTTTAGCTAAAATTCCTACTGATATGCCAATCCTTGGAATTTGCTTAGGTCACCAGATCATCGCTTATCATTTTGGTGGAAAGATAATCAAAGCACCTGCCCCATTTCACGGTAAAACAAGTGAAGTGATGACTTATCCTAGCAAATTATTCCAAGATATCCCCAAAAAAATTACCGTCACGCGCTATCATTCGCTTATTGTTCCACGTGAAACATTACCTAATAATTTATTGATTACTGCAGAAACAGATAACCAGTTGATCATGGCATTAGAACACCGTTTTTTACCAATTATGAGCGTTCAATTTCATCCAGAAGCGATCCTTTCAACCTATGGCCATCAAATCTTAGCTAATTTTTTACAATTTGCTGAAGGGAGAAACAGATAATGAGCCTGTTACAATTTGATTTTGAAGGTATTTCAAAGCGTTTCACTAAACCAATTGAGATTTTACAAACACATTCACTTGCAGAAATTCCAGCCATTTTCGCCCGAGCCGAAGCAGCAAAGGCATCAGGCAAATATATCGCTGGTTATGTTAGCTACGAAGCCGCTCCTGCTTTTAATATAAAAATGAAAACATACGAAAATACAAGTTTACCACTTGTCTGGTTTGGCATTTATGACCGTTATGAGAGCGGAATAAATCTTCCTGCTGATAGCTACCCTTTTTCATTTCAATTTGATACCACTTTTGCTGATTATCAAACTGCCATAAATGAGATAAAGCAACAAATTGCCTGTGGAAATACCTACCAAGTAAACTACACGATCCGCTTAAACACAGAGTATCCCAGCCATGCTAATTGGGCGGGCTATTATCAGCAATTAAAACAAATCAGTGATGTTCCATATTCGGCCTTGCTCGACTTAGATGACTATCAAATTTTATCAGCTTCCCCAGAGTTATTTTTCAAAGCAAGCCAACGTGAAATAACCGTTCGCCCAATGAAAGGTACAGCGACACGCGGACAAACTGAACAAGAAGACAATGAATACTTTCACTGGTTGCAAAATGATCCAAAAAACCGCGCTGAAAACGTCATGATCGTTGACTTACTGAGAAATGATTTAGGACGAATTGCTGTTCCCGGAAGCGTGAAAGTCACCAAACTTTGTGAGCTTGAAGCTTATCCAACGGTTTGGCAAATGACATCTACTATTCGTGCTACGATAAAAAAAGAGATTTCATTATTTAAGTATTTTCAAGCGCTTTTCCCGTGCGGTTCGATTACTGGCGCTCCAAAAATCAGTACAATGAATGTGATTAAAGATTTAGAAACAAGCCCTCGTGAAGTTTATTGCGGTGCCATTGGCTATATTACACCTAATGATGAGATGATCTTTAGCGTGCCTATTCGGACACTTATAGCTGATAAAAGAAAACAAACTGTTACGTATGGCGTTGGTGGAGGAATTGTCTGGGACTCCACCGCAAATAAAGAATATCAAGAAGTACACGCTAAAAAAGCTGTCCTAAATAATGCCTTCCCTGAGTTTGGCTTAATCGAAAGCATGCGTTTAGAAAATGGTGAAATTAAGCGCCAATCCTTGCACAACCAACGCTTGAAGAAAAGTGCTCAGCATTTTAATTTTCATTTTTCAGAGCATGAGATTCAAACAGCTTGGGAAAAGATAGCCAAAAAACACCCAACCAATTGTTTCAAACTCCGTAGTGTGTTATCCAAAGATGGAAGTTTACAGCTTAATGTAAATCCTATTGCTTCAAAAAATGATGTGCAAAGCTTTGAACTTGCTGATCATCCTATAGCTGAGCACCAATTTTTAGCACACAAAACTACAAAAAGAGATTTCTACGAATCCTGCCGTAAATCACATACTGATGAAACATTGCTTTTTAATACACGTGGTGAAATAACTGAATTTATAAATGGAAATATTATGATCGAACAAGATGGCGACTACTTCACTCCACCTCTTTCAGTTGGAATTTTACCTGGAGTCTTTCGGCAAGAATTGCTTAAAACAAAGCGTTTACAAGAAAAAATAATAACAACTACTGACCTAAAAAAAGCCAAATCCATCTGGCTACTTAATAGCGTACGGGAGTTTGTTCAAATGAAAATGTTGGATTAACAAACTCCCTCTTACGAAAAATATGCTATACTTTAAGGTACAGCACTTTATTTTTTTAAATCATTTTGAAAGCGTTTT
This DNA window, taken from Listeria sp. PSOL-1, encodes the following:
- the serS gene encoding serine--tRNA ligase; this encodes MLDVKLLRNQFEEVKAKLTHRGEDLGEFEKFGELDKRRRTLILESENLKSERNEVSAEIAELKRNKQSAEAKIEEMRVVGDKIKALDLELKEIDEKLEQILMSIPNIPHESTPIGDSEDDNIEIRKWGEVRHFDFEPKPHWDLGKALDILDFENAAKVTGSRFVFYKKLGARLERALLNFMMDLHATEHQYEEMLPPYLVNRTSMTGTGQLPKFEEDAFLIEKEDYFLIPTAEVPVTNYHRDDILKAEDLPRKYTAFSACFRSEAGSAGRDTRGLIRQHQFNKVELVQFVKPEESYQALEALTANAEEVLRRLELPYRVLSMCTADLGFTAAKKYDLEVWIPSYGAYREISSCSNFEAFQARRANIRFRREANAKPEYVHTLNGSGLAIGRTVAAILENYQEEDGSVQIPKVLQPYMGGIKRVTAAYAK
- a CDS encoding aminodeoxychorismate/anthranilate synthase component II; amino-acid sequence: MILLIDHHDSFTYNLYQYFLELGTNVDVVYPEKLAHITNFSYYKGIVLSPGPGSPETKKETLAFLAKIPTDMPILGICLGHQIIAYHFGGKIIKAPAPFHGKTSEVMTYPSKLFQDIPKKITVTRYHSLIVPRETLPNNLLITAETDNQLIMALEHRFLPIMSVQFHPEAILSTYGHQILANFLQFAEGRNR
- the pabB gene encoding aminodeoxychorismate synthase component I, which codes for MSLLQFDFEGISKRFTKPIEILQTHSLAEIPAIFARAEAAKASGKYIAGYVSYEAAPAFNIKMKTYENTSLPLVWFGIYDRYESGINLPADSYPFSFQFDTTFADYQTAINEIKQQIACGNTYQVNYTIRLNTEYPSHANWAGYYQQLKQISDVPYSALLDLDDYQILSASPELFFKASQREITVRPMKGTATRGQTEQEDNEYFHWLQNDPKNRAENVMIVDLLRNDLGRIAVPGSVKVTKLCELEAYPTVWQMTSTIRATIKKEISLFKYFQALFPCGSITGAPKISTMNVIKDLETSPREVYCGAIGYITPNDEMIFSVPIRTLIADKRKQTVTYGVGGGIVWDSTANKEYQEVHAKKAVLNNAFPEFGLIESMRLENGEIKRQSLHNQRLKKSAQHFNFHFSEHEIQTAWEKIAKKHPTNCFKLRSVLSKDGSLQLNVNPIASKNDVQSFELADHPIAEHQFLAHKTTKRDFYESCRKSHTDETLLFNTRGEITEFINGNIMIEQDGDYFTPPLSVGILPGVFRQELLKTKRLQEKIITTTDLKKAKSIWLLNSVREFVQMKMLD